From the Papaver somniferum cultivar HN1 chromosome 2, ASM357369v1, whole genome shotgun sequence genome, the window AAAAACTCAACACTCCGTTGTCTTAATATGCAACATCATACTGTCAAATGGCAATGTCATAGTATTCTGTATCATTATGTTGAAGAAGAGGGCACCGTGAATTCCAACGACTAAACTTTTCTTCACTGCCCTTTGAAGGCCAAAGTGTCAGACTAAAATGAAATAGCTATGGCACTTTCAACCGCCAACACGTTTAATACGCAAAGTCTATCTTCCTCATCGGCATATACTACCTCCAATGTAAGAAAGAAATTAatactatcactttttcatttttaggCAGAAAATATGTTAAAATGAGAAAAATGATAGTGtcattttttcagaaaaatatGGGTATTGTGTTGCATACCGCCGGTTCTTATGGGCTTGGCATGGCAAAGTCCCAGGTTTGCCACTTTTGCACCTACTATGGACATGGTAAAGTGGCAAACATGTAATTTGCCACTTATccaggccaggtcaagtttcAACCGAGCGGTCGACCAGCTTTGTTTAGATCGCCAGCGGTTTACACTCAGCCGGTCGGTCTAGTCTTCATTGCCCAGTAGAATATGATCTAACGGCCATAAatcctccctataaataccaaattacacttccattttaactcacaccttctctACTCTTCACACTTCTCACATTTGttaaaatcaaaaacaaatttaATCATCCAACTCTTTCATTCACTCGTATTGTGTAGCTTTTTAATATGTCACAATCTAATTCTCAATTGACTAAAAGTAAGAAGATTAGTGGTCCAAAATTTACCTTAGCcgaagatgaaagcatttgcagaaactatgtgttcTTTACACAAGATAGTATCGATGGTGCCCAACAACAATCTACCAagttgtgggataacatatttgctAAATTTCGTGAAGAAACTATCAACATCAACGTTCGTAATGCAAATGGATTGCTCGGTCGCTTTGTTGTAATGAACGCCCAAGTTGCCTTGTATGTTGTTGCTGCTATAATGCAAGCTGCTCGTGCTCGAGCGAGCGGTCTTGTCGATGTTGATGTCGAACGAAAGTGTCGAAATGATTGGCACCACAAACATGGGAAAAATTTTCGttatgaaagttgttatcatattctgAACGTGTTGCCTAAATATAATCCAGAAGTGTTAGCAAATATGCACCACACACTTCTTCTCCTTCAACACCAGCTTCACAACCATCTCAATCATCTCAACCCCCTCCGGGGAATCCATTTTCTTCACCACAAACCACTACAAACAACAATTTCAACTTGAATATCAATGTTGCGATTAAGAGAAAACTATTAAGAAGAAACGTTGCAAGAGCAGCGAGAAAGCTGCCCAAGAAGGAAAAGCAAGTGAAAGTTTTTTGAATACTTTAATAGATTATCATAAGAACGTCGAAAAACAAAGAATATTAGACCGGCAGTTCATGAATAGGGAGATGAAAAAACATCGACAAACTCACGAGAAATTTGTTTCAAAGTCTGACAAGAATAAGATTCTAAATGCAAACACCTCAACAACGACCCACAGACAATTGATGGTATGTGAGATGGAGATGGACAGGTTAACAgaggagttggaagaaaaacgtaacaagagaaatttggaaaaacaatttgaaggtcaagctgaagatgaggatgatggagATCACGATGAAGTAAAgccaattaattaattaatttatgtATCAGCTTTAATTTTAATGAAAATGTAGTAGTTCAGTTATGATGAATGAAGTTGTAGTAGtttttcattacattaaaacttaaacttgacAACATCTATTGAAATGAAACACTAAAAAATTAAAGCTTGGCAAAatacattaaaacttaaaattaaaactaaaactaaactTAAGACTAACATCCTATACGAGTTATGAGAAACTCCTTATGAATTTGGAAATGCGcttcgtattaaaaaaaaaaaaatcctttccaTCTTCATCACTCGTCTCGAGTTCGTATTCTTAATTCAGCATTGGCGTCACCTCTAAGACGATATCGATTGATAATCCTTCTCATATCTATAAAATCCATAAGATCTCTTTAGTCATTAATCGACAAAAAAAGCAGCTCGATCCCGGTTATGAGGGTTACATATCTCTGTGCAGAAGGTTTCATGAAGTTTACCTCAATAACTCATACTGGGTAAACCATTCATCCGTCGTTCTTCACCTCTCTACAGGTAGTATATTACATAGTTTCTACAAAGAGataattcttcatcttcaataaaTCTAGGATCATCCATAAATTACCCAGAAAGTAGAGAAGTTTTTAagtgaaggtgtgattttgaaatggatAAAATGGTATGTATATATAAGGATTATTGGTGATTGAGTCTAGGACGCTAGCGATGCATTCTACGTCGTTGGCAATTGAGTCTAGACCGTTGAAAAACGTAAAAAACTTAAAACGATTCGAACAACTTCAAAAATAAACTATGAAACAAACAATTAAACTTAAACAACTACACTTTACAATACTACTCAATTCGCCCTCCATCTCTTCCAAACTCAGCCCACATATTCGCTCTGAGATCTTCCCTTAATCTGTCATACAAAGTTTTGTTTTCAATGTGACAAGTCATTTACGCATAATTCCTTGCAGGTAATCCTCTTTCTGGTTGAGTTTCAGGCCTTAAGTCTTCATCTTCATGGTTATTCAATTCTCGGGTTTcttgaattaccatgttatgcataATTATGCAAGTCGGCATAGTCTTATGCATTTCACGAGCACTTAGAGCACGATAAGGCCCACAAATGATGGCGAACTTCCGCTTCAGAATTCCAAAAGCTCGTTCCACATCCTTTCTCAGTTCCATTTGTCTATTATTGAAATAAGAGTATGAACGACCCATTTCACCGGCAGGTGGCTGACGGTAACAAtgaactaaagttgaccattTTTGGACAAATTCCATCTGCAAGATATAATAACCATGAGGGTAGCGACTCCCGTTGATAATGAAATTTACCTGGGGACTAATTTCATActttaaatcttcaaacaaaGGCGATTTGTGTAAAACATTTACATCGTTCTGAGATCCCAGAAGACCAAAAAAGcatgccatatccaacaatcataagaagcagcagcCTCAAAAATCCCCTTTCCTGATTTTGCTTTAATATATCTCTAACATCTGCGTCAGTTGGTTTTCGTCAataggttggaccaaaatgattaatcatttcttCGCAAAACAGCGCAAGATACTTGTATGCGGTTGTTTTGCCCATATGAAGGTACTCATCATTAGAATCTGGAGGTTTGTCATATCCTAGAATC encodes:
- the LOC113351660 gene encoding uncharacterized protein LOC113351660 is translated as MACFFGLLGSQNDVNVLHKSPLFEDLKYEISPQVNFIINGSRYPHGYYILQMEFVQKWSTLVHCYRQPPAGEMGRSYSYFNNRQMELRKDVERAFGILKRKFAIICGPYRALSAREMHKTMPTCIIMHNMVIQETRELNNHEDEDLRPETQPERGLPARNYA